A window of the Thermodesulfovibrionia bacterium genome harbors these coding sequences:
- a CDS encoding sulfurtransferase, whose translation MQRSNKKLVAYLVSLLLLLSLFSGFQNAYANGAVAPLVETQWLADNLKKPDIRILHIGEVENNFNAKHIPGSVFLNVGDLMGLLGNGSMAPDKAKFEGTMSRLGIDNDAHVVIVGSATGTPFPVTAFWLMKSQGHNKVSLLNGGVTKWVNENRQMTGDPASIKTSKYTAKPDLSVFADAKYVLANIKNPKVAILDVRGADEYLGANAIGMNKRTGHIPGAVNLDSMPTSNNNDGTFKSVKDLQAAYAAKGVTKDKEVITYCQGGVRAANTYFALKHILGYPNVRNYVGSWGEWGDQLDPAKYPAEK comes from the coding sequence ATGCAAAGATCCAATAAGAAGTTAGTCGCATATCTTGTTTCACTATTACTGCTGTTATCACTCTTTTCAGGATTTCAGAATGCGTATGCAAACGGCGCTGTCGCTCCCCTTGTTGAAACCCAGTGGTTGGCTGATAATCTAAAAAAACCGGATATCCGCATCCTGCACATAGGCGAAGTGGAGAATAACTTTAACGCTAAACATATTCCCGGTTCTGTATTTCTGAATGTTGGCGACCTGATGGGATTGCTTGGAAACGGCAGTATGGCTCCTGACAAGGCAAAATTTGAGGGCACAATGAGCAGGCTCGGCATTGACAATGATGCACATGTTGTAATAGTCGGTTCAGCCACAGGCACTCCTTTTCCTGTGACAGCATTCTGGCTCATGAAATCTCAGGGCCATAATAAGGTCAGCCTGCTTAATGGCGGCGTAACAAAATGGGTTAATGAAAATCGTCAGATGACAGGCGACCCCGCAAGTATAAAAACTTCCAAATATACGGCCAAGCCTGACTTGTCTGTATTTGCAGATGCAAAATATGTATTGGCCAATATAAAGAATCCAAAGGTTGCAATATTGGACGTTCGCGGTGCTGATGAGTATTTAGGGGCGAATGCAATAGGGATGAATAAAAGAACAGGACATATCCCCGGCGCTGTCAATCTTGATTCCATGCCGACAAGCAATAATAATGACGGGACGTTCAAATCAGTAAAGGACCTTCAGGCGGCTTATGCGGCTAAAGGCGTTACAAAAGACAAAGAGGTTATCACATACTGTCAGGGCGGTGTTCGTGCTGCAAACACTTATTTTGCGCTCAAGCACATTCTTGGTTACCCGAATGTCAGGAACTATGTTGGTTCCTGGGGAGAATGGGGCGACCAGCTTGACCCTGCAAAATATCCGGCAGAGAAATAA
- a CDS encoding outer membrane protein transport protein has translation MKKMSDFRSFMFSLVVLVSLILVAGSAYATNGYFSSGYSIKNKALAGAGTALALDTMSASTNPAAMAFVGDRVDVGLSFFNPNRGYTVRGDATSGFTPGVDCNYPGAPLNLGPPCPFGLATGTVESGKEWFVIPGLGYNKMMNKDYSLGISVFGNGGMNTDYGTNTYLGSDPTGIDLMQLFIVPTYARKINKDHAFGLSPVIAYQRLEAKGLEQFGTFSSEPTKLTNKGYDSAYGIGARVGYLGEVLPGLHVGASYQTKIMMNEFDKYAGLFAEQGDFDIPSTWNIGLAYDVTPALTVVFDVQEIYYSDVDSVGNTFNPQMNTCFGNQLGGSSTSEIPECLGNDQGAGFGWEDMTVLKAGVQWVSNQEWTWRAGYSYAEQPIGPTEVMFNMIAPGVIEQHVTAGVTKKLGGNQEVDLSVMRGLSNSITGPNPMDPPDGYYPGSGQTIELEMDQWEFSVGYSKSF, from the coding sequence ATGAAGAAGATGTCTGATTTTAGAAGTTTTATGTTTAGTTTAGTTGTCCTTGTATCACTCATTCTGGTTGCAGGCAGCGCGTATGCAACTAACGGTTATTTTTCTTCCGGCTACAGTATTAAGAACAAGGCGCTTGCAGGAGCCGGGACCGCGCTGGCACTTGACACAATGTCTGCATCTACCAACCCTGCGGCAATGGCCTTTGTCGGTGACCGTGTCGATGTCGGTCTTTCATTCTTTAATCCTAACAGGGGATATACTGTCAGGGGCGATGCAACCTCCGGATTTACTCCAGGGGTTGACTGTAATTACCCTGGCGCTCCTCTTAATCTTGGGCCACCATGTCCTTTCGGCCTTGCCACCGGCACGGTTGAGAGCGGAAAGGAATGGTTTGTCATCCCGGGCTTAGGATATAACAAGATGATGAATAAGGACTACTCACTTGGAATTTCTGTTTTTGGCAACGGCGGGATGAATACTGATTACGGCACAAATACCTATTTGGGTTCTGATCCGACAGGGATTGACCTCATGCAGTTGTTCATAGTCCCTACCTATGCGAGAAAGATAAATAAAGATCATGCATTTGGCCTCAGTCCGGTTATTGCTTACCAGAGATTGGAGGCAAAAGGACTGGAGCAGTTTGGAACATTTTCAAGTGAGCCGACAAAGCTCACCAACAAAGGGTATGACAGTGCATACGGCATAGGCGCAAGGGTCGGATATTTGGGAGAGGTTCTGCCAGGGCTGCATGTCGGCGCTTCATATCAGACAAAGATCATGATGAATGAGTTTGATAAGTATGCAGGGCTTTTTGCAGAGCAAGGCGATTTTGACATCCCATCTACATGGAATATAGGGCTTGCCTATGATGTTACACCAGCATTGACAGTCGTATTTGATGTGCAGGAAATATACTATAGCGATGTGGATTCAGTAGGCAACACTTTCAACCCTCAGATGAATACCTGTTTTGGTAACCAGCTTGGAGGCTCCAGCACGTCTGAAATACCCGAGTGCCTCGGCAATGATCAAGGCGCCGGTTTTGGCTGGGAAGATATGACGGTTTTAAAAGCAGGAGTTCAGTGGGTAAGCAATCAGGAATGGACATGGCGTGCCGGTTATTCATATGCCGAACAGCCAATAGGCCCGACCGAGGTTATGTTCAACATGATAGCTCCTGGTGTTATCGAGCAGCATGTAACAGCGGGTGTTACAAAGAAGCTCGGCGGCAATCAGGAGGTCGATCTTTCTGTAATGCGCGGACTCTCAAACAGCATTACCGGGCCTAATCCAATGGATCCGCCAGATGGTTACTATCCTGGAAGCGGTCAGACAATAGAGCTTGAGATGGATCAGTGGGAGTTCTCAGTAGGATATTCTAAGTCCTTCTAA
- a CDS encoding DsrE/DsrF/DrsH-like family protein, with the protein MAEEKKKRIAIIASKGTLDMAYPPLVLASTAASMDVEATIFFTFYGIDIINKKKYGKLQVAPIGNPAMPSPMPIPNIIGMLPGMTAIGTMMMKSMIKGINWPTIPEFVDICLQSGVKMMACSPTMEMTGVKKIDLVDGVIIAGAADYLDFALDANISLFI; encoded by the coding sequence ATGGCTGAAGAAAAGAAGAAGAGGATAGCGATCATTGCATCAAAGGGTACCCTTGATATGGCATACCCTCCGCTTGTGCTTGCATCTACTGCGGCATCTATGGATGTTGAGGCGACTATATTTTTTACCTTCTACGGCATTGATATTATTAACAAGAAGAAGTATGGAAAGCTGCAGGTGGCCCCGATCGGCAATCCTGCAATGCCTTCGCCCATGCCCATTCCGAATATCATCGGCATGCTGCCGGGCATGACGGCCATTGGTACGATGATGATGAAGAGCATGATAAAGGGGATAAACTGGCCTACAATACCTGAGTTTGTCGATATATGCCTGCAGTCCGGCGTGAAGATGATGGCCTGCTCCCCTACAATGGAGATGACAGGTGTGAAAAAAATAGACCTTGTGGACGGTGTAATTATTGCAGGCGCGGCTGATTATCTTGATTTTGCGCTTGATGCAAATATAAGTCTCTTTATTTAA
- a CDS encoding glycosyltransferase family 39 protein, whose product MTDSSPALKKNDYLIIIALLNFFVLLTLYQFRALDDNRLVSWNWIFEGADVPMFFFLIVIGIMAAFFLSRITFVERGHGLFLFLSSFLISILFFGEPEVIVDASRYFTQAKHIEVYGLRYFIDEWGRGIKAWTDLPVVPMFYGLIFKLFGESRLYMQIFTSLLFSSTILLTYKIGKALWDKETGFIAGALLLGIPYIYTQVPLMLVDIPAMFFLSLSVFTFIRALERGGIWPVLASISFFLSFYSKYSIWLMLSINGVIFLVFLLQRPEKRNPILKKGAAFAVIAGILIVTVFLYKYALFSGQIRLLQEYQGPGLRRWGESYLSTFLFQIHPVISIAALYSLIAALRRKDLKYLIVLWLVVIIFVLQINRIRYTLPAFPMLALMASYGLREIREKEVRRFLVSCAVLSSLILSIFFYLPFLSRMSAVNLKDAGLFLDSSGIEEAEVITITSEDNVINSAVSVPLLDIFTHKKLVFKYVPEDISVDAIKESSLRFTWEYSNPGYYYNESEYTNVAPMLVIISSESGQVMPDYILSRTEGRSLIRTFERSTGIFSYNTEVKVYQ is encoded by the coding sequence ATGACAGATTCTTCTCCTGCGCTTAAGAAAAACGATTATCTTATCATCATAGCCCTGCTGAATTTCTTTGTTCTTTTAACCTTGTATCAATTCCGTGCTCTTGATGACAACAGGCTTGTAAGCTGGAACTGGATATTTGAAGGTGCAGATGTTCCGATGTTCTTCTTTTTGATCGTTATCGGGATAATGGCAGCTTTCTTTCTTTCAAGAATAACTTTTGTGGAGCGAGGTCATGGGCTTTTTCTTTTTTTATCATCGTTTCTGATAAGCATTTTATTTTTTGGAGAGCCTGAGGTGATCGTGGATGCCTCAAGATACTTTACCCAGGCAAAGCACATTGAGGTTTACGGGCTAAGGTATTTTATAGATGAGTGGGGAAGGGGCATTAAAGCATGGACAGATCTGCCGGTTGTGCCCATGTTTTACGGGCTGATCTTTAAACTTTTCGGGGAATCAAGGCTCTATATGCAGATCTTTACGTCGCTGCTGTTTTCCTCGACCATCCTGCTTACCTATAAGATCGGAAAAGCACTCTGGGATAAAGAGACCGGATTTATTGCCGGAGCGTTGCTTCTGGGTATTCCTTATATCTATACACAGGTGCCGCTCATGCTGGTTGATATCCCGGCTATGTTCTTCCTTTCTTTATCAGTATTTACTTTTATCAGGGCATTAGAAAGAGGGGGGATATGGCCCGTTCTTGCATCAATTTCATTCTTCCTCTCCTTTTATTCAAAATATTCGATATGGCTTATGCTTTCCATTAACGGCGTTATATTCCTTGTTTTTCTGCTACAGCGCCCTGAAAAAAGAAATCCGATATTAAAAAAGGGTGCTGCATTTGCTGTTATTGCCGGAATTTTGATAGTGACCGTATTCCTGTATAAATATGCTCTCTTTTCCGGGCAGATCAGGTTGTTACAGGAGTACCAGGGACCCGGACTGAGGCGATGGGGAGAGAGCTATCTTTCAACATTTCTATTTCAGATCCATCCTGTTATATCTATTGCCGCATTATATTCTCTGATCGCGGCTTTAAGAAGAAAGGACTTAAAATATTTAATAGTTTTATGGCTTGTAGTGATTATTTTTGTACTGCAAATAAACAGGATACGCTATACATTGCCGGCCTTCCCTATGCTTGCCCTTATGGCGTCTTATGGGCTGCGGGAGATAAGAGAGAAGGAGGTCAGGCGCTTTCTTGTCTCCTGTGCGGTTTTGTCTTCACTTATTCTGTCAATCTTTTTCTATCTTCCTTTTCTAAGCAGGATGAGTGCTGTGAACCTTAAAGATGCAGGCTTATTTCTGGATTCCTCCGGCATTGAAGAGGCGGAGGTAATAACAATTACATCTGAAGACAATGTCATAAACTCAGCTGTCTCGGTTCCTTTGCTTGATATCTTCACGCATAAGAAGCTGGTTTTTAAGTATGTGCCAGAGGATATATCTGTAGACGCAATCAAGGAGTCATCACTAAGATTTACATGGGAATACTCAAATCCGGGGTATTACTATAATGAATCTGAATATACTAACGTTGCCCCAATGCTGGTCATTATCTCAAGTGAATCCGGCCAGGTGATGCCGGATTATATTCTATCCAGGACTGAAGGCCGCTCACTGATCAGGACATTTGAGAGATCAACCGGGATCTTCAGCTATAATACTGAAGTGAAAGTTTATCAATAA
- a CDS encoding RluA family pseudouridine synthase has protein sequence MKKMNITVSPETWQERLDSFISSECRLTRSSVQKLIKDGAILVNSKPEKPGCRIRPGDIIDITIPDEPPSALIPEDIPLDIVFEDEHIIVINKPQGMVIYPAAGNSSGTLLNALVFRCGKLASVGAPLRPGVVHRLDKETSGLIIVAKTDEAYFNLIEQFKNKDVEKYYMALVYSTPKNRSGEFSAEIGRSSSDRKKMSTKTRNGKEALTLYEVVSVFKAASLVKVRIITGRTHQIRVHFSSSGHPVLGDKTYGTKTTLKFATKTLRFDRQMLHSYSLKFKHPVTSELLELTAPLPEDMEKAIEELKGTDENR, from the coding sequence ATGAAAAAAATGAATATCACCGTCAGCCCTGAGACCTGGCAGGAGCGTCTTGACTCCTTTATCTCATCAGAATGCAGACTTACCCGCTCATCTGTACAAAAGCTCATCAAAGATGGAGCGATACTTGTAAATTCAAAACCTGAGAAGCCGGGATGTCGCATAAGGCCGGGAGATATTATAGATATTACAATACCGGATGAGCCGCCTTCCGCACTGATACCTGAAGATATTCCTTTAGATATCGTATTTGAGGATGAGCATATTATTGTTATTAACAAGCCCCAAGGCATGGTCATCTACCCGGCTGCAGGGAACAGCAGCGGGACGCTTTTGAACGCCCTTGTTTTTAGATGCGGGAAACTGGCATCTGTTGGAGCGCCTTTACGCCCCGGAGTAGTGCACCGCCTTGATAAGGAGACCTCCGGCCTGATCATTGTTGCCAAAACTGACGAGGCATATTTTAACCTTATCGAACAGTTCAAGAATAAAGATGTCGAGAAATACTACATGGCGCTTGTATACAGTACGCCTAAAAACAGGAGCGGGGAGTTCAGCGCTGAAATAGGCAGGTCATCTTCAGACAGAAAGAAGATGTCCACAAAAACAAGAAATGGCAAAGAAGCTCTCACACTTTATGAGGTTGTTTCAGTATTCAAGGCTGCTTCTTTGGTAAAGGTCAGGATAATTACAGGAAGGACACATCAGATCCGAGTGCACTTTTCCTCGTCCGGGCATCCTGTTCTCGGAGATAAGACCTATGGCACAAAAACAACATTAAAGTTCGCGACAAAAACTCTGCGATTTGACAGGCAGATGCTGCATTCATACTCTCTAAAGTTCAAGCACCCTGTGACAAGTGAATTACTTGAGCTTACAGCGCCATTGCCGGAGGATATGGAAAAGGCTATTGAGGAGCTTAAGGGAACGGATGAGAACAGATAA
- a CDS encoding sulfurtransferase TusA family protein has protein sequence MDADRIVDCKGLNCPMPVIKTKKAIEEMQPGQIIRVEATDKGSLNDMPAFAKRTGNEIIGSSEENGVYIFYIKKA, from the coding sequence GTGGATGCTGACAGGATAGTTGATTGCAAAGGGCTTAACTGCCCGATGCCGGTTATCAAGACAAAGAAGGCCATCGAAGAGATGCAGCCGGGGCAGATCATCAGGGTGGAGGCTACTGATAAGGGTTCTCTTAATGACATGCCCGCCTTTGCAAAGAGGACCGGTAACGAGATAATTGGATCCAGTGAAGAGAACGGCGTATATATTTTTTATATAAAGAAGGCATAA
- a CDS encoding YeeE/YedE thiosulfate transporter family protein, protein MENIEKRNRFWAFAVTGILVLISLLYYKVNVYYIYLTVYIWFGFTYGMMLQYGRFCMASASRDLFAAGVPRMAVGILIALIFFSLVSVVLAATNMSTFHAGPIGAHELIGGIIFGVGMVLAGGCASGSLYKIGEGNGTSVLSILGISFGQAIFVDVGGVFNKLLPQSWIDSAQATTWVPKDKITSWFDHYFLGNIVHKPKIILSDTGAFSSISGDVARNFLANSLINTIIPAILLLVVIYVFYMRKGFLKKRQKELKKAGKDEKTGLGDDISGIWTMITASQRTTLMGILIGITAGIHILAMKGMQNKFGISNFGELLIRMGYTNDVSTMGKVFDPGYWYITTQEAQFAGWIMEKVGWNVRDDVFFGVMNGLPELWRNPALWMSLGIIFGACVMALLNREFKFKLPKGELIVWGLGGGLLMGVGARVALGCNIGAFFIRVAGGDPGGWLFGIGMVLGGWCGVQFFNWWTDRKMAKEMAAF, encoded by the coding sequence GTGGAAAATATTGAAAAGAGAAATAGGTTTTGGGCTTTTGCTGTCACAGGCATCCTGGTACTGATTAGCCTGTTGTACTACAAGGTAAATGTTTACTACATTTACCTGACAGTATACATCTGGTTTGGATTCACTTACGGGATGATGCTGCAGTACGGCAGGTTCTGCATGGCTTCGGCTTCAAGGGATCTTTTTGCTGCCGGAGTGCCGCGAATGGCTGTAGGTATCCTTATAGCGCTTATCTTTTTCAGCCTTGTAAGCGTTGTTTTGGCCGCAACAAATATGAGTACCTTTCATGCCGGGCCTATAGGAGCGCATGAATTGATAGGCGGCATTATCTTTGGAGTAGGGATGGTCCTTGCAGGAGGCTGCGCATCAGGTTCTTTGTATAAGATAGGTGAGGGCAACGGCACATCCGTCCTTTCTATTTTGGGCATATCTTTTGGCCAGGCTATATTTGTTGATGTCGGCGGTGTTTTCAACAAGCTCCTTCCCCAGTCATGGATCGATTCTGCTCAGGCTACAACCTGGGTGCCGAAGGACAAGATCACCTCATGGTTTGATCACTATTTTCTCGGCAATATAGTTCATAAACCGAAAATAATCCTTTCAGATACCGGAGCATTTTCTTCGATCAGCGGGGATGTTGCAAGGAATTTTCTTGCCAACTCACTCATAAACACGATCATCCCTGCCATTCTGCTTTTAGTGGTCATATATGTTTTCTATATGCGTAAGGGTTTCTTAAAGAAGAGGCAGAAGGAGTTAAAGAAGGCAGGAAAGGATGAAAAGACCGGATTAGGTGATGACATCTCAGGGATTTGGACTATGATAACCGCTTCTCAAAGGACGACCCTTATGGGAATTCTCATCGGCATAACTGCGGGCATCCATATCCTTGCAATGAAAGGCATGCAGAACAAGTTTGGCATATCAAACTTTGGCGAACTCCTTATAAGGATGGGATATACCAATGATGTTTCTACAATGGGCAAGGTCTTTGACCCTGGGTACTGGTATATAACCACACAGGAAGCCCAATTTGCTGGCTGGATAATGGAGAAGGTCGGTTGGAATGTCCGTGATGATGTCTTCTTCGGTGTTATGAACGGGCTTCCTGAGTTATGGCGTAATCCCGCACTCTGGATGTCATTGGGAATTATATTCGGGGCCTGTGTTATGGCGCTTTTAAACAGAGAATTCAAGTTCAAGCTTCCAAAGGGTGAACTCATTGTATGGGGACTAGGCGGCGGGCTTCTTATGGGAGTAGGCGCACGTGTTGCCCTTGGATGTAACATCGGGGCATTCTTTATCAGGGTTGCAGGCGGCGATCCGGGCGGATGGCTTTTCGGTATTGGCATGGTTCTCGGCGGCTGGTGCGGTGTTCAGTTCTTTAACTGGTGGACAGACAGAAAGATGGCAAAAGAGATGGCAGCTTTTTAA
- the topA gene encoding type I DNA topoisomerase — MKSLLIVESPAKVKTLSKFLGKDFTILPSIGHVKDLPKKELGVDVDNNFLPQYVVIDGKQKVMKDLKKAAKGAGRIFLAPDPDREGEAIAWHIAEELNVDSDKVLRVVFNEITERAVTDAIKNPRKLNMDLVDAQQARRVLDRLVGYKLSPLLWRKIRRGLSAGRVQSVALRLVVDREREIAAFNSVEYWSITANLEGSAPPAFEARLIEVKGKKAEIGNESEAAVILEGLKGKHFTVSKVEKKSRKRSPAPPFITSTLQQEASRKLRFVAKKTMFVAQKLYEGLEIGAEGSVGLITYMRTDSVRVAKEAQQEAGEFIEKEFGKEYLPAKPPVYKSKKSAQDAHEAIRPTSVFRTPESLKGHLSSEEFRLYTLVWNRFVASQMNPAQLEQTSVDIAADKYNFRATGTVVKFPGFMKIYIEGVDTDAEEEGLLPSLAEGDKLKTFSITPKQHFTQPPPRYTEPTLVRDLEAKGIGRPSTYATILSTIQDRKYVDKEGGRFKATELGLVVNDLLVARFAELMDYNFTAKMEDNLDKIAEGAFKWTDIVNDFYRPFDRLLGEALENTDRVKPADIPTDEVCEKCGNPMVIKWGRHGRFIACTGYPECKNTRPLEPEAGEAAAAEKTDEKCVKCGADMVTKVGKFGKFLACSNYPKCKNTKPISIGIKCPEDGGDIVEKRSKKGKVFFGCANYPKCSFASWYRPTQKKCPECGIGILAEKKTKKEEALVCLNKSCHYKEEIHGDSGEEPENLTE; from the coding sequence ATGAAATCATTATTAATAGTTGAGTCACCCGCAAAGGTAAAGACACTGAGTAAATTTCTCGGCAAGGACTTTACCATTTTGCCTTCTATCGGACATGTCAAGGACCTTCCCAAGAAAGAGCTTGGGGTGGATGTTGATAATAATTTCCTGCCTCAGTATGTTGTTATCGACGGCAAGCAGAAGGTCATGAAGGATTTGAAGAAGGCGGCAAAGGGCGCCGGCAGGATATTTCTTGCCCCTGACCCTGATAGAGAGGGTGAGGCGATAGCGTGGCACATCGCAGAGGAGCTTAATGTCGATTCTGATAAAGTGCTCCGGGTCGTATTCAACGAGATAACCGAGAGGGCTGTCACTGATGCGATAAAGAATCCGCGCAAGCTCAATATGGACCTTGTCGATGCGCAGCAGGCAAGAAGGGTGCTGGACAGGCTTGTGGGTTATAAACTCTCTCCGCTTTTATGGCGCAAGATCCGCCGTGGACTCAGCGCGGGCAGGGTGCAGTCTGTTGCTCTCAGGCTTGTTGTGGACAGGGAACGCGAGATAGCCGCTTTCAACTCTGTGGAGTACTGGAGCATTACGGCAAATCTTGAGGGAAGCGCGCCTCCTGCTTTTGAGGCGAGACTTATAGAAGTTAAAGGCAAAAAGGCTGAGATAGGAAATGAATCTGAGGCAGCGGTAATTCTTGAAGGGCTTAAAGGCAAGCACTTTACAGTCAGCAAGGTTGAGAAGAAGAGCAGGAAGCGCTCTCCTGCCCCGCCTTTCATAACCAGCACGCTTCAGCAGGAGGCGTCGAGAAAATTAAGGTTCGTCGCGAAGAAGACGATGTTTGTCGCGCAGAAGCTTTATGAAGGACTTGAGATCGGCGCCGAAGGTTCGGTAGGCCTTATAACCTACATGAGGACCGACTCGGTAAGGGTTGCAAAAGAGGCTCAGCAGGAGGCAGGTGAGTTTATAGAGAAAGAGTTCGGCAAAGAGTATCTGCCTGCAAAACCGCCTGTTTACAAAAGCAAGAAGTCGGCACAGGACGCGCATGAAGCGATAAGGCCCACATCGGTCTTCAGAACGCCTGAAAGTTTAAAAGGGCATCTTTCAAGTGAAGAGTTCCGCCTTTATACTCTTGTATGGAACCGCTTTGTGGCAAGCCAGATGAATCCAGCACAGCTTGAGCAGACCTCGGTTGACATAGCGGCTGACAAATATAATTTCAGGGCAACCGGCACTGTCGTCAAGTTCCCCGGCTTTATGAAGATCTATATCGAGGGGGTTGACACTGATGCTGAAGAGGAAGGGCTGCTCCCATCTCTTGCAGAAGGCGATAAACTGAAGACATTCTCAATCACGCCGAAACAGCACTTTACCCAACCCCCACCAAGATATACCGAACCTACTCTCGTCAGAGACCTTGAGGCAAAGGGAATAGGAAGGCCGAGTACCTACGCTACCATCCTTTCAACGATACAGGACAGGAAGTATGTTGATAAGGAAGGCGGCAGATTCAAAGCAACGGAATTGGGGTTGGTCGTCAATGACCTCCTTGTCGCAAGGTTTGCCGAGTTGATGGATTACAACTTCACTGCAAAGATGGAGGATAATCTCGATAAGATAGCTGAGGGCGCATTTAAATGGACCGATATTGTGAATGATTTCTACCGGCCTTTTGACAGGCTCCTTGGTGAGGCTTTGGAGAATACTGACAGGGTGAAGCCGGCGGACATTCCGACTGATGAGGTCTGTGAGAAATGCGGCAATCCCATGGTCATTAAGTGGGGAAGGCACGGCAGGTTCATCGCATGCACAGGCTATCCTGAATGTAAGAACACAAGGCCGCTTGAACCTGAGGCTGGAGAGGCTGCTGCAGCTGAGAAGACAGATGAGAAGTGTGTAAAGTGCGGCGCAGACATGGTTACCAAGGTAGGCAAGTTTGGAAAGTTTCTTGCATGCAGTAATTATCCAAAGTGCAAAAATACCAAACCCATATCGATCGGCATTAAATGTCCGGAAGACGGCGGCGACATTGTGGAGAAGAGGTCTAAAAAGGGCAAGGTATTTTTCGGCTGCGCCAATTATCCGAAATGCAGTTTTGCATCATGGTACAGGCCTACTCAGAAAAAATGCCCTGAATGCGGAATCGGCATCCTGGCGGAAAAGAAGACAAAGAAGGAAGAGGCCCTGGTCTGCCTTAACAAGAGTTGTCATTATAAAGAAGAGATCCATGGTGACAGCGGCGAAGAGCCTGAAAACCTTACTGAATAA
- a CDS encoding sulfurtransferase TusA family protein yields MAMKFEKISDGRYMLDVCGYVCPHPQIYTKKSIEKIETGDILELVFDNPSSGETIIQMCDQAGHDILERKEEGGKLIYVIEKG; encoded by the coding sequence ATGGCGATGAAATTTGAAAAAATCAGTGACGGCAGGTATATGCTGGATGTATGCGGGTATGTATGTCCGCATCCGCAAATCTATACCAAGAAATCTATTGAGAAGATAGAAACAGGCGATATCCTTGAACTGGTCTTTGACAACCCGTCATCCGGTGAAACAATAATCCAGATGTGCGATCAGGCCGGCCATGATATCCTTGAGAGGAAAGAAGAAGGCGGCAAGCTGATTTACGTAATTGAAAAAGGTTAA